The Micromonospora sp. Llam0 genome includes a window with the following:
- a CDS encoding trans-aconitate 2-methyltransferase has translation MAHPLFRLAARAFNWPLTVLVRPYPRVNAVMWDLQYALGLWRYLDQGRDRAPLELAQRVTPRPRILDLGCGTTVNLALPPGGYRHYHGVDISRAAIRRARALRRPDTSFEAADLLTYRTDERYDVVLFREVLYYFSVDDAVGLLHRAAGLLRAGGRVLVWVYDGTTDTGRELLSRARSCGLPVHDELVGGAAGAGSVLVLGAADPARSSGRS, from the coding sequence ATGGCCCACCCGTTGTTCCGGCTCGCCGCCCGGGCGTTCAACTGGCCGCTGACGGTGCTGGTCCGCCCGTACCCCCGGGTGAACGCCGTGATGTGGGACCTGCAGTACGCGCTGGGGTTGTGGCGGTATCTCGACCAGGGGCGTGACCGTGCCCCGCTGGAACTCGCTCAACGGGTCACGCCGCGACCACGCATCCTGGACCTGGGCTGCGGTACGACCGTCAATCTTGCGCTACCGCCCGGCGGGTACCGGCACTACCACGGTGTCGACATCAGCCGGGCGGCGATCCGCCGGGCCCGCGCGCTGCGCCGGCCGGACACCTCGTTCGAGGCCGCGGACCTGTTGACGTACCGGACCGACGAGCGCTACGACGTGGTCCTGTTCCGCGAGGTGCTCTACTACTTCAGCGTCGACGACGCGGTCGGTCTGCTGCACCGCGCGGCCGGCCTGCTGCGAGCGGGTGGCCGGGTGCTGGTCTGGGTGTACGACGGGACCACCGACACCGGCCGCGAACTGCTGTCCCGGGCCCGTAGCTGCGGGCTGCCGGTGCACGACGAACTCGTCGGCGGGGCGGCCGGCGCGGGCAGCGTTCTGGTGCTGGGTGCCGCCGATCCGGCGCGCAGTAGCGGCCGGTCGTGA
- a CDS encoding polysaccharide deacetylase family protein, whose translation MNQLPILRAKALEASFLGVRTFHRLRPVTPSARRSWPVFRVGAGEVALTVDDGPDPRWTPALLDLLARHRVPATFFLIGDRVAEHPELARRIVAAGHRIGNHSLRHPMPFAALDADRLHGEINHAQQRIHDATGVAARLFRAPSGGWSARVLAATVDAGLTPVDWTVNSSDWKEPGVGQITRTLSRAGSGHVLLCHDGGGDRSQTVAALGTVIPRLLDRGLRFVPVPDRPTTAEEA comes from the coding sequence GTGAACCAGCTGCCGATCCTGCGGGCGAAAGCGCTGGAGGCCAGCTTTCTCGGCGTACGGACCTTTCACCGGCTCCGGCCGGTGACCCCGTCGGCGCGGCGCAGCTGGCCGGTGTTCCGGGTCGGGGCCGGCGAGGTCGCGCTCACCGTCGACGACGGTCCGGACCCCCGCTGGACTCCCGCGCTGCTGGATCTGCTCGCCCGGCACCGGGTGCCGGCGACGTTCTTCCTGATCGGCGACCGGGTCGCCGAGCATCCGGAACTGGCCCGCCGGATCGTGGCCGCCGGCCACCGGATCGGCAACCACTCGCTGCGCCACCCGATGCCGTTCGCGGCGCTCGACGCCGACCGGCTGCACGGCGAGATCAACCATGCCCAGCAGCGGATCCATGACGCCACCGGGGTCGCCGCCCGGCTGTTCCGGGCGCCGAGCGGCGGCTGGTCGGCGCGGGTGCTGGCGGCCACCGTCGACGCCGGGCTGACCCCGGTCGACTGGACGGTCAACTCCAGCGACTGGAAGGAACCCGGCGTCGGCCAGATCACCCGTACCCTGTCGCGCGCCGGCTCCGGCCATGTGCTGCTCTGCCACGACGGCGGCGGTGACCGCTCGCAGACGGTCGCCGCGCTGGGCACCGTGATCCCCCGGCTGCTGGATCGCGGGCTGCGGTTCGTCCCGGTCCCCGACCGCCCTACCACCGCCGAGGAGGCGTGA
- a CDS encoding aspartate aminotransferase family protein, protein MTSFGFGRELVDRAEGAYLYLRDGRRILDFTGGVGVLNHGHNHPRILAARQRFAERQRMEVHKTYFSPYVAALAHNLAEVLPGDLNMSFLPNSGAEAVEGAVKLAYKHHGGRRNTILRADISFHGKLLGSGSLTGGAQNHFKFPGISGVVTFGYDDLESVRAAIAAHPDDVYAILIEPFSASTMRWCSEEFLRGLRDLCTEHKIVLIFDEIYTGWGKTGSLFYFMRYPGLLPDVLTTSKSFGGGKSSISAYVAREAIFRKAYDNPMDALMHSTSTTYYGFGEECATAIEAVNIAVEDDYPGRARRIEQLLAPGLRRIAKQHPDAVADVAGSGALWGVFIDGGPRVLDLAAKLAPAGLARDPQLRTKVVTCAVINALYRDHDIYSYYTLNGASPLVVGPPLVASDDDVEYFLDSLDKVLDQGLTRLLTRFVAQKVGSLW, encoded by the coding sequence ATGACGTCCTTCGGTTTCGGTCGGGAACTGGTCGACCGGGCCGAAGGCGCCTACCTGTACCTACGGGACGGCCGTCGCATCCTCGACTTCACCGGCGGAGTCGGGGTGCTCAACCACGGGCACAACCATCCCCGCATCCTGGCGGCGCGCCAGCGGTTCGCCGAGCGGCAGCGGATGGAGGTGCACAAGACCTACTTCTCGCCGTACGTCGCTGCGCTGGCCCACAACCTGGCCGAGGTGCTGCCCGGTGACCTGAACATGTCCTTCCTGCCGAACTCGGGTGCCGAGGCCGTCGAGGGCGCGGTCAAGCTGGCCTACAAGCACCACGGTGGGCGACGGAACACCATCCTGCGCGCCGACATCAGTTTCCACGGCAAACTCCTCGGCTCCGGCAGCCTGACCGGCGGAGCGCAGAACCATTTCAAGTTCCCCGGCATCTCTGGTGTCGTGACCTTCGGCTATGACGACCTCGAATCGGTACGCGCTGCGATCGCCGCGCATCCCGACGATGTCTATGCCATCCTGATCGAGCCGTTCAGTGCCTCCACCATGCGCTGGTGCTCTGAGGAGTTTCTGCGCGGTCTGCGTGACCTGTGCACCGAGCACAAGATCGTGCTCATCTTCGACGAGATCTACACCGGCTGGGGAAAAACCGGTAGCCTGTTCTACTTCATGCGCTATCCCGGACTCCTGCCGGACGTGCTGACCACATCGAAGTCGTTCGGCGGCGGCAAGTCGTCGATCTCGGCGTACGTCGCCCGGGAAGCAATTTTCCGCAAGGCGTACGACAACCCGATGGACGCGCTGATGCATTCCACCTCGACCACCTACTACGGGTTCGGCGAGGAATGTGCCACCGCGATCGAAGCGGTCAACATCGCCGTCGAGGACGACTACCCGGGTCGGGCCCGCCGGATCGAGCAACTGCTGGCGCCCGGCCTGCGCCGGATCGCCAAACAGCACCCCGACGCGGTCGCCGACGTCGCCGGCTCAGGCGCGCTCTGGGGGGTGTTCATCGACGGCGGTCCGCGGGTGCTGGACCTGGCCGCGAAGCTGGCACCCGCCGGCCTGGCCCGGGATCCTCAGCTGCGGACCAAGGTGGTCACCTGCGCGGTGATCAACGCGCTCTACCGCGACCACGACATCTACTCCTACTACACCCTCAACGGCGCCAGCCCACTGGTGGTCGGCCCGCCGTTGGTCGCCTCCGACGACGACGTCGAGTATTTCCTGGACAGCCTGGACAAAGTCCTCGATCAGGGCCTCACCCGGCTGCTGACCCGGTTCGTCGCGCAGAAGGTCGGCTCGCTGTGGTGA
- a CDS encoding UbiA prenyltransferase family protein, with product MPAVEVAAEPTSVSTTPVAPPGAHPTRTGRSGWTARGAAARMGRTTADLAALTRPQQWPKNLLAVPIALLDAPVWTAAALGRVGWAVLLFTLASSLVYVVNDVADRQLDAGHPSKRSRPVASGRVSAGTAWLFAATLTAALAAGVVAGPALAWWPVAGYLVLNLAYSRWLKHVPLVDICVVAAGFVLRVLLGYAATAGPVSAWLLTTVFATCLLLILGKRRQELAVDGAAHRPALRGYNLNLADQLLTVNATVAVIGFLLYLHSDAPVGVHRNALLLSAVPLVLFGISRYLQAVLVRRGGGDPVRTVLRDRLIVVAAALLAASVGIALLAAQYPSF from the coding sequence ATGCCCGCTGTCGAGGTCGCGGCCGAGCCGACATCGGTGTCCACGACACCGGTGGCGCCACCGGGCGCCCACCCGACCCGGACCGGTCGGTCCGGGTGGACGGCGCGCGGCGCGGCCGCCCGGATGGGGCGGACCACCGCCGACCTTGCCGCGCTGACCCGGCCGCAGCAGTGGCCGAAGAACCTGCTCGCCGTGCCGATCGCGCTGCTGGACGCTCCGGTCTGGACCGCCGCCGCGCTGGGCCGGGTCGGTTGGGCGGTGCTGCTGTTCACCCTGGCGTCGTCGCTGGTGTACGTGGTCAACGACGTCGCCGACCGGCAATTGGACGCCGGTCACCCGTCGAAGCGGTCCCGACCGGTGGCCAGTGGCCGGGTCTCTGCGGGCACCGCCTGGCTGTTCGCCGCCACGCTCACCGCCGCACTGGCGGCCGGCGTCGTCGCCGGACCCGCCCTGGCCTGGTGGCCGGTCGCCGGCTACCTCGTGCTCAACCTGGCGTACAGCCGGTGGCTCAAGCACGTCCCGCTGGTCGACATCTGCGTGGTCGCCGCCGGCTTCGTGCTGCGGGTGCTGCTCGGCTACGCGGCGACCGCCGGCCCGGTCTCGGCCTGGCTGCTGACCACCGTCTTCGCCACCTGCCTGCTGCTGATCCTGGGCAAACGCCGGCAGGAACTCGCCGTCGACGGCGCCGCGCACCGCCCGGCGCTGCGCGGCTACAACCTCAACCTCGCCGACCAACTGCTCACCGTGAACGCCACCGTCGCGGTCATCGGCTTCCTGCTCTACCTGCACTCGGACGCGCCGGTCGGTGTGCACCGCAACGCCCTGCTGCTGAGCGCCGTACCGCTCGTGCTGTTCGGGATCTCCCGCTACCTGCAGGCGGTGCTGGTCCGCCGGGGCGGCGGCGACCCGGTCCGGACCGTACTGCGGGACCGCCTGATCGTCGTCGCCGCCGCGTTGCTCGCCGCCAGCGTCGGTATCGCCCTGCTCGCCGCCCAGTACCCGTCGTTCTAG
- a CDS encoding NAD(P)-dependent oxidoreductase translates to MVIAVTGAAGMLGSSVVARLVADGVDVVGLDLREPAPGTAPPGYRHFTGDVRDPAALRQALTGAAAVVHCAAALPSYPAAQIRSIVVDGSRAVLDAVRAARVPRLVYISSTAVYGLPRQVPTPEEHPYAPVDPYSTAKADAERLAVGYRDADLVLPVLRPKTFLGPGRMGLFSMLFQWAQEGRNFPVLGDGQVRIQMLHVADLVEAVVTVLRAPAEVANDTYNIGAAEFGTLREDFQAVLDAAGHGKRVVALPARPALAALGLLERTRLSPVYGRLLHKLMDDSYVDIGRARQRLGFSPRYSNRDAVLETFRWWQGQRTSGTPAGASGRTSRDPWRQGVLAAAKVFF, encoded by the coding sequence GTGGTGATCGCCGTGACCGGGGCGGCCGGCATGCTCGGCTCGTCGGTGGTGGCCCGGCTGGTCGCCGACGGCGTCGACGTGGTCGGACTCGACCTGCGGGAACCCGCACCCGGCACCGCCCCGCCCGGCTATCGGCACTTCACCGGCGACGTGCGGGACCCGGCCGCGCTGCGGCAGGCGCTGACCGGAGCCGCCGCGGTCGTGCACTGCGCCGCCGCGCTGCCCAGCTACCCGGCGGCGCAGATTCGCTCCATTGTGGTCGACGGCAGCCGGGCGGTACTGGACGCGGTGCGTGCCGCACGGGTGCCCCGGCTGGTCTACATCTCCTCCACCGCGGTGTACGGCCTGCCCCGGCAGGTGCCGACGCCGGAGGAGCACCCGTACGCCCCGGTCGACCCCTACAGCACCGCCAAGGCGGACGCCGAACGGCTGGCGGTCGGCTACCGTGACGCCGATCTGGTGCTGCCGGTGCTGCGGCCGAAGACGTTCCTCGGCCCCGGTCGGATGGGGCTGTTCTCGATGCTGTTCCAGTGGGCCCAGGAGGGACGCAACTTCCCGGTGCTCGGCGACGGCCAGGTCCGGATCCAGATGCTGCACGTCGCCGACCTGGTCGAAGCGGTGGTCACCGTGCTGCGGGCACCGGCCGAGGTCGCCAACGACACGTACAACATCGGCGCCGCCGAGTTCGGCACGCTGCGCGAGGACTTCCAGGCGGTGCTGGACGCCGCCGGGCACGGCAAGCGGGTCGTCGCACTGCCGGCCCGGCCCGCGCTCGCCGCCCTCGGCCTGCTGGAACGCACCAGGCTGTCCCCGGTGTACGGCCGGCTGCTGCACAAGCTGATGGATGACTCCTACGTGGACATCGGTCGGGCCCGGCAGCGACTCGGGTTCAGCCCTCGGTACAGCAACCGCGACGCGGTGCTGGAGACGTTCCGGTGGTGGCAGGGACAGCGGACGAGCGGTACGCCGGCCGGTGCCAGCGGCCGTACCAGCCGAGACCCGTGGCGGCAGGGTGTGCTCGCCGCCGCCAAGGTCTTCTTCTAG
- a CDS encoding glycosyltransferase family A protein, producing MVSVPPHVSVVIPAYNSERTLHACLSAVYGQTHPPVEVIVIDDASTDRTREIARRFPVRLLQTPVNSGPAAARNRGIKASTGDVVFFVDADCAPTPTAIATALRIMADEPGIDCVHGVYLTQPLYDDGPVEAYRLLHAHYWRVRNTGRVRTAIFALCAVRRSVFDDIGFFDERLRASEDVELSDRMADRHGIWLSADVTCRHDDDSRLWPMLRKQFGRSQMLVPVAVRERGPAGLRANRPGGVLAAAAVLGTLPLAALTPVLLALPGLALAWFAVADPGLAGFVRRERGTAFLALFLGLHFLVHLAIVCGGTVGGVRFLLDSDFGPTRRLAPGTSR from the coding sequence GTGGTGTCCGTGCCCCCGCACGTATCGGTCGTCATCCCCGCCTACAACAGCGAACGGACCCTGCATGCCTGCCTGAGCGCGGTGTACGGACAGACCCACCCGCCGGTGGAGGTGATCGTGATCGACGACGCGAGCACCGACCGGACCCGGGAGATCGCCCGGCGGTTCCCGGTACGGCTGCTGCAGACCCCGGTCAACAGCGGCCCGGCCGCCGCCCGCAACCGCGGGATCAAGGCGAGCACCGGCGACGTGGTCTTCTTCGTCGACGCCGACTGCGCGCCGACGCCGACCGCGATCGCCACCGCGCTGCGGATCATGGCTGACGAGCCGGGCATCGACTGTGTCCACGGCGTCTACCTCACCCAGCCGTTGTACGACGACGGCCCGGTCGAGGCGTACCGGTTGCTGCACGCCCACTACTGGCGGGTGCGCAACACCGGCCGGGTACGCACCGCGATCTTCGCGCTGTGCGCGGTCCGCCGTTCGGTCTTCGACGACATCGGGTTCTTCGACGAACGGCTCCGCGCCTCCGAGGACGTGGAGTTGAGCGATCGGATGGCCGACCGGCACGGCATCTGGTTGTCCGCCGACGTGACCTGCCGGCACGACGACGACAGCCGGCTCTGGCCGATGCTGCGCAAGCAGTTCGGCCGCTCCCAGATGCTGGTGCCGGTGGCGGTACGGGAACGGGGCCCCGCCGGGCTGCGGGCCAACCGGCCGGGCGGGGTGCTGGCCGCCGCCGCGGTGCTCGGTACCCTGCCGTTGGCCGCGCTGACCCCGGTGCTGCTGGCCCTGCCAGGGCTCGCCCTGGCCTGGTTCGCCGTCGCCGACCCCGGGCTGGCCGGCTTCGTCCGCCGGGAACGGGGTACCGCGTTCCTCGCCCTGTTCCTCGGCCTGCACTTCCTGGTCCACCTGGCCATCGTCTGCGGCGGCACAGTCGGCGGGGTGCGCTTCCTGCTGGACTCGGACTTCGGCCCGACCCGTCGACTGGCCCCGGGGACGAGCCGGTGA